The genomic segment TGCGGGCCGTCCCGTCACTCGGCCGGGGCGGTCGCTCGCTCGGCACCCGGCGGCACGTGTTGCCAGTTCTTCATCGCACTGAAGTAGCGCCAGGTGTGGCCGCCGCCGGAAACGACCAGGACGTAACTCTGAAACGACTCGTTCACGGAGTAGGCGAACGCCACGCCTTTGGGGAACTTCTGCTCCGCAACCGACGTGTCCTCGAGCCGCCGCGGGTACTGACCACGGGCCGACTTGTATTCTTCCAGAGCCGTAACGACGCGCCGCCCCTCGTCGTGAACGTCTTCGGCACTGAAACGGCTGATGTAGCTCAGATAGAACCAGTAGAGCCCCACACCGATCCAGGCGCAGACGGACACCCGCCACAGGATCGATACGGTCCGGCTCCCTTGCGGATTTTTCATGACGTTCGGCCGCGCCCGCGCGCGAAGAGTGTTTGACGGCCTCGCGCCCCGCTCCGCCGCGGCCCGCCACGACGTGCGAACGCGGGCGCGGGACCGACGCTGCGACTGTGGGAATCATAGTACCCGAATCGTCCGCGCTACGGGCCGAAGTGGGCCGCGATTCCTCACCGGGGAGCGGCCAGCATGTCGTGGACGGCCGCCGCGAGTTCGCTCGGCGTGTACGGTTTGTTGAGCACGTGCGTCCCCGGGGCGTCGGCCCCCGAGCCGCTGTCATGGTACCCGCTGGCGAACAGCACCTTCACCGCCGGGTCCAGTTTGCGGATCGCCGCGAACACCTGGCGGCCGGACAGGCGCGGCATGCTCGCGTCCAGAACGGCCAGCGCCACCCGCGCCGGGGCGGTGCGAAACACCGCCACCGCTTCCGCACCGTCCGCGGCTACCAGCACCCGGTACCCGGCCATTTCCAGCGCCGTCCGCGCCAGGTCGCGGACCCCGGCCTCGTCGTCGGCCACCAGAACCGTCTGCCCGCTCCCTTTTCTTGCGTCCGGAGGGGCGCCCGGGGCCGACGCCCGCTCGTCGGTCGCCGCCGCGCAGGGCAGGTACACGTCGAACCGGCTCCCGGCGCCGGGTGCCGAGGTCACGTCCACCCACCCGCCGTGGGCCTTCGCCACGCCGTACACGACCGCCAGCCCCAGCCCCGTCCCCTGCCCCACCCCTTTCGTCGTGAAGAACGGGTCGAACACCTTCGCCCGCACCTCGTCCGTCATGCCGATCCCCGTATCGGTCACCGAGAGCCGGACCCGGCGGACGGGCGCCGCATCGGGCGGCCCGTCGTCGTTGGCCGTTTCCAGGGTGAGCGTGCCGCCGTCGGGCATGGCGTCGCGGGCGTTCAGGCACAGGTTCATCAGGATCTGTTGCACCTGCACCGGGTCGGCGGCGACCGGGCACAGGTCGGCGGCCGGGCGGAACCGGACCGCGACCCGCGGGTCGATGCCGCGCCGCAACAGGCTGAGCGCGTCGCGGACGAGGGCGTTCAGATCGACGGTGACGGTGCGGAGCGGCTGGCGCCGGGCGAACCCGAGCATCTGTTTGGTCAGCTCGGCGGCCTGCCGGGCGGCCCGCTCGGTGCCGGCCAACAAGTCGTCCGCCTCGCTCCCGCTCGCGGCCCCCGAGCGCACCAGTTCCAGGTTCCCCAGCACCACGGTGAGCAGGTTGTTGAAGTCGTGCGCGATGCCGCCCGCGAGCCGGCCCACCGCTTCCATCTTGTGCGACTGGCGCAGCTCGTCCTCCAGCCGGTCCTGTTCGGTCACGTCGCGGCCCACGACGATCAGCCCGACCGGCGCCCCGGCGTCGTCCCGGAGCGGGGCCAGGGCGATGTCCAGCAGCACCTTGCGCCCGTTGGCGTACGGCACCCACTCCTTGCACCGGGCCGTCTGCCCGGTCGCGAGGACGCCTTCTTCGGCCGCCCGGACCCGCTCGGCCCACTCCCCCGTGAACAGCTCCTCGCAGCTCGTCCCGACCAGTTCGGCCGGCGGGCGCCCGGCCAGGGCCTCGAACGCCGGGTTGGCGCCGAGGAGCCGGCCCGCGCGGTCCTTGTACACGACGATGTCCGGCACCGACGCGAACAGCCCCTCCAGGAGCGCGTGTTCGCGGGCGCGGCCGCGGACCGCCTCGTCCCGCTCGGTCACGTCGCGGTAGTTGATGACCACCGCCCGCACGCTCGGGTCGTCGAGGCGGTTCACCCCGTTCATCTCGATGACCCGCAGCGCCCCGTCGGCGGCGGCCCCGCGGAACGTGAACGGCACGTCCTCGCCGGGCCGGTTCAGGCTGTCCGCGAGCCGCTCGCGGGCGGCCGCCCGGTCGTCGGGGTGGACGAGGGCGAGCCAGTTCCGCCCGACCGCCGCCGCGGGGTCGTAGCCGAGTACGGACCGCAGCGCCGGCGTGGCGTACCGGATGTCGCTCCGCTCGTCCACCAGCAGGATGCCGTCGCGGCTCTTCTCCACGAGCGCCCGGAACCGCTCCTCGCTCTGCCGCAGGGCGTCCTCGGCCCGGCGCTGCTCGGTCACGTCGGTCACGCACCCGTCCAGCCGGACCGGGCGCCCGCTCGCGTCGCGCACCACCTGGAGCCGGTCGCGGACCCAGCGGACCCCGCCGTCGGCCGGCTGCACGCGGTACAGTTGCTCGACCTCGGTGCCGCCCGTTAGGAGCCGCCGCAGGGCGGTCCGGTACGCCTCCCGGTCCGCGGCGTGGACCACCTCGATCCACTTGAACGGGCCGTCGAAGTATTCGACCGGGCGCCCGGCGGTGCGGGCCAGAAGGGGGGCGACGTAGCGGAACTGCCAGCCGGCGAACACGTCCGGCCCCGGCGCGCGTTCGGCGCTCCACAGGGCCGCGGGGGAGCTGCCCAGCACCGCCCGCAGCTCGGCCTCCATGCGGCGGGTCTGGGCCAGCGCCGCGCGGCGCTCGCGGTCGTCGCGGGCGATGATGAGCCCGAGCGTTTTCGGCGCCACGTGCAGCCGCGACACCGTCAGGCCGACCGGCACCCACGCGTCGCCCTTGGTGCGCAGGAGGAACCCGTCCTGGCCGTGGAACACCATCGTCTTGGTGAACGCGCCCCGGAGCCGCTGGGCGCCGCCGGGCGCCTCGAAGCGGAACAGGTGGGCGGCGGAGAAGCCGAGCAGTTCGGCCCGCGCGTAGCCGGTGAGCCGCAGCGCGACGGGGTTCACCTCGATCAACTGATCGGTTTCGGGGTCGAGCAGGAACAGCGCGTCCCCGATCTCGGAGAACAGCGCCTGAGCCAGTTCTGCCGGGTCGAGACCGGTCATGCGTGCCGCGCGGGCGGGAGGGCGGACGGGCGATGGTAGGGAGTATAGCTCAGACCGTCGCCGCGGACATGCGGCGTAATTGAAAGCCTAACGAAATACTTATGTGGGACGCAATTCACATCGAATCTCGGCCGCTCGCACGTCCTCAAGAAGCTACCCCACCTGAAAGCTTCAAACGGAAGCGAGCGCCCGCGGCGACCGGTCGCCACGAGCAAGCACCATCTCAAACAAGGCCGCCGCTTACGCCAGCACGTCCCGGAGCACCTGTCCGCCGGGGACGATGGGCACGGGGCGGCTCGTCTTGTCGGTCAGGGTCGTTTCGAGATCGTAGCCGAGCAGGTGGTACGCGGTCGCGAGCACGTCTTTCGGCGAGACGGGGCGATCGACCACGGTGCCGCCGATCGAGTCGGTTTTGCCCACCGTCTTGCCCCGCGCGATGCCGCCGCCGGCCAGGAGCACCGAGTACGCCTGCGACCAGTGGTCCCGGCCCGCGCCCTTCGCGCTGTTCAGCTTCGGCGTGCGGCCGTGTTCGCTCAGAACCAGCACCAGCGTCTCGTCGAGCATCCCGCGCTGATCGAGGTCCGCGATCAGGCCCGAGAAGCCGCGGTCGAGGCCCGGCATCAGTTCGTTCCGCATCCGCGGGTAGTGTTCCCAGTGGGTGTCCCACCCGGACCCGGCCAGTCCGAACTCGTCCCAGAACACCGTGACGAACCGGCTCCCGGCCTCCACCAGCCGCCGGGCGGCGAGGCAGCTCTGGCCGAACAGCATGTGCCCGTAGCTCGCCCGCGTCTTCGCGGGCTCGCGGCGCACGTCGAGCGCGTTCCGCGCCACGTTCGAGCCGACCAGCGAGTACGCCAGTTCGCGGAACGGGTCCCTCGGTCCGCGCGACCCGTAGGCCGCGTCCCGGCCCCTCCGGGCGTCTTCCATCTGGCCGAGCAGCGACTTTCGGGTGTTCAGCCGGTCGAGCGTGATGTCGGCCGCCGGCTCGCCGCCCAGCGCGAAATAGGAGTCCGGTGAGACGCCGGCGTACGGTTCGTCGAACTCGACCGTGCGGTCGGCCAGTGTCTTGGCGATTTTCGCCGTCGCCGCCCCGTGAAAGCGGGTGAAGTGCGGGCTGAACTGATTACCGAGGAACGCCGGGTACGGGCCGGCGCGCTGCACCTCGCCGGTCCGCTGGCTACTGAACGGGAACGGCAGCGCGATGTTGTCCGGGACGGGCTTTCGGGCGCTCGCGGGGTTCTTGCGGTGTTCCAGGTGCGCGACAGCGGACCCGATGAACGGCCAGTGCCGGGCGTCGTGCGGGGCCAGTTCCATCGCGACATCGATTTCGGGAACCGACGTGGTCGCGTACGCGACGCCGTGGATCGGGTACGGGTGGGTGACCGACCGCACCACGGTCACGTTGTGCATCACGCGGCTGGTGTGCGGGAGCAGTTCGCACACGTCGCAGCCCGGGAGCGTGCTTTTGATGGACTTCAGCTCGCCCCGCACCTCCACCGGCGCGTTCGGCTTCTGATCGGCGAGTTCGATCTGACTGGGCGAACCGTACAGGTACAACAGGATGCACGCCTTGGCCCGGCCGAAGTGCTTGTCCCGGCCCTGTGCCGTTTCGGGACCGGTGCGCCCGGCGCCGGCGCGGAGGAAGGCCGGGAGCGTCAGCCCGAGAGCGGAACCGGCGGTGAGGAGGTCGCGGCGGGTGATGCCGTTACACAGTCGCTTCGGGTGTCCGAGGACGCGCAGCATGCGCGGAAACCCTGGCGGGTCGGGGGCGGGTCCCACCATCATGCCGCGGCTCGCGGAGTCCGGCAAGCGAAATGAGACCGCGGCCGCTGACATCGCCCGTTACTTTCCCCGCGACGTCCGGCGCACGCGGCAAAGGGTTCGCACGTGCCGGGTGGGCGAAGCTCCCGCCGAACCGGACGGTTGGACGGGCTACTTCTTCCGCTCGCTCGTACCGTCGGACTCGATCCGGCACCCCGGCACGGCGGCGCGGAACTCGGCCAGCGCCGTTGCCGTCACTCCCGTCTCGGTGACGTGAAGTTCTTTCAGCCCCTTCAGCCCCGTGAGGTGCGCGAGCCCGGCGGCGGTCACCTTCGTTTCCTGCAGGGAGAGCGAGGTCAGGCCCGCACAGTTCCTGAACCGGACCAGGTGGGCGTCCGCCACCGGTCGCTTCGACAGGTCCGCCCCGGTGAGCACGAACCGGTCCCCGGGCAGGTCGGCCCCGGCCTTGATTTCGCGGTCCTGCCCCCTGATGCGAACCGTCCCGCCGCACGACAGCACCCACTCGGCGGTCGCCCGGTCGTAGTCCCCGGGCGGGACGAGACCGCCCTCGCGCTCGACCACGCACCCCGGCACCGCGGCCTGGAACTCCTTGATTCCCGGTTCCGTGACCATCGTTCCGCCGACGTGAACGAGCTTTAGCCCCTTCAGTTCCTTCAGGCGGTCCAGCCCGGCGTCCGTCAGCGCGGTGCGGCCCAGGTGCAGCCAGTGCAGGTGCTCGAACCCGTTGAGGTGGGCGAGGCCGGCGTCCGTCAGCGCGGTCCCGCTGAGGTCGAGGACCTTCAGCGTCTTGAGGTCTTTGAGGCGGGCGAGGCCGGCGTCCGTCACCGGCGTATCGTCCAGGTGGAGCTGTTCCAGCTCCTTGAGGTTCTTGAGGTAGACCAGTTCGGGGTCACCAAAATGGGCGCGGCTGATGTTGACCCGCGTGAGGGCGAACGCGTCGTTCGGCCCCGGGCGGCCGCGGGCCGCGCCGCCGATCGACCGGACCCAATCGGCGGCCGCGCGGTCCGGGCTCGGGGCACTGAAGATGCCGGCGTCGGAGATGATCTGGCACCCCGGTACGCTCGCATGGAGCGCCCGCGCCCCCCGCTCCGTGACACGGGTCTTGCTGACGTTCAGGTAGGCGAGGCCGGCCCGCCCGTTGAGGTGCACCAGCCCCGCGTCCGTCACCTCCGTGATGTCCAGATGGAGTTCGGACAGCGCGCGGAGGGTTCTGAGGTGGGCCATCCCGGTGTCCGTCACCGCGGTCGAGGTGAGGCGGAGGCTCCTCAAACTCGGGTGGCCCGCGAGGTGGGCCAGGCCGGCGTCCGTCACCTTCGTACCGCGGACGGACAGGCTCTCCAACTGGTTTAGGCCCTTGATGTGATCCGGCCCGGCGTCGGTCACCGGGGTCTCGTTCAGCTCGAGCACCTTGAGCCTCTTGAGCTCTTTGAGTTGGGCCAGTCCGGTATCCGAAACGCTCGTTGCGGACAAGAAGAGTTGGGTCAGCTCCCGGAGCTCTTTGACGCGGGTCAGGCCGGCGTCCGTGACCGCGGTGCTGCTCAGGGCGAGTACCGATAGGGCTTTGAGGTCCGTGAGGTGCGCCAGCCCGGCGTCGGTGACCCGCGTGTCGTTCAGGTAGAGTTCCTGGAGCCCCGGGAGCTCCTTGAGGTGGGCCAGCCCGGCGTCCGACACCTTCGTGCGGCTCAGGTAGAGCACCGTCAGTTTGGAGTGCCGCTTGATCTGCGCCGCGCCGGCGTCCGTTAGCGCCGTGCCGTCGAAGTTGAGGAGCTGGAGCCCCGGAACGTCCTTGAGGTGGGCCAACCCGGCGTCCGTGACCTTGGTCTCCTGAAGCGCGACGCCGGTCAACCCCTTGCAGTCCTTGAGGCGGGCCAGGTCGTCGTCCGTCACGGCCATGCCGGCCAGGTTCGCAGTCGTCAGGGTGTACCGGCCCTTGGGCAGCTCGGCCGCGTAACTGATGAAGTGGGGCTGCCCGTCCACCCGCACCGCCCCGCCGAGCGACAGCACCCATTCGGCCGCTTTGCGGTCGGGCTCGCCCGTGGCCGGCTTCGGCCCGGCCGCGAGCGGGGGCCTCTCGTCCCTGCCCTTCGTCGCAACGGGTGTGCTGTCGGGGGCCTCGGGCTTCGGCCCCGCGCTCGTGTTCCCGATGACGGCGGCCGCCGCGACGGCGGCCGCCGCGAGTGCGACCGCGGCCCCGACCGCGGGCCACAGCCACGAGCGGCGGGCCTTTTTCGGGGCCGGGGGCGCGTCCGGGGCCGCGACCGGCGCCGGCGGGGCCGGTTCGGCCACGGGCGCGTCCAGATCCGTGAACGGGTTCGCCGCCGCGACGGCCGTCACGTGGATCGGGACGTACACCACCCGCGGCGCGGGGGTCACGACGACCTGGGACGCGCCGGTCCCCTGGGCGACCGCCTGGACCCGCTTCAACACCTCGGCGGCCGACTGCGGCCGGTCGGCCGGCGCCTTGGCGAGCAACTGGTGGACGAGGGCCGCCACCGGTTCGGGCACGGCCGGGTTCCGCTCGCGCACCGGCACCGGCTCCTCGGTGCCGAGGGCCATGAGCACCGCCATCGCGGTCGGCCCCTCGAACGGGAGCCGGTTGGTGCAGAGCCGGTACATCACCGCCCCGAGGCTGAACAGGTCGGACCGGGCGTCGACGGTGTGCCCGCGGGCCTGCTCCGGGGACATGTACGCCGGGGTGCCCACCACCATGCCGCGCGCGGTCAGTTCGGCCGCGGTGTGGACCGGTTTCGCCAGCCCGAAGTCGAGCACCTTGACCCGCCCGCCGGGGGCCTCGAGCCACAGGTTCCCGGGCTTGATGTCGCGGTGGACGAGGCCGATCTTGTGGGCCGCGGCCAGCCCGGCGGCGGTCTCCCGGACGATGCGGAGCACCTGCGGAACGGTCGGGCAGCCCTTGCGCTTGAGGAACTCGTCGAGCGGGTACCCCTCGAGGTACTGCATGGCGATGTACGGGACCCCGTCGCGCTCGTCGGCCTCGAACACCGTTACCACGTTGTCGTGCGCGACCTGGGCGGCGGCGCGGGCCTCGCGGAGGAACCGCTCCTTGGCCTCGGCGTCGGCGGCGCAGTCCGGGAGCATCACCTTGAGCGCGAGCCGGCGGTCGAGGCGCGTGTCGAGGGCGGCGTAGACCGCCCCCATTCCGCCCCGCCCGAGTTGCTTGACGACGCGGTACGGGCCGAGGGTGCCGACCTCGCCCGGGGCGGCCGGCGGGCCGAACGTGTGCCGGAACGCCCGGAGCCGGTCCGGGTTACCCACGACGGTTTCGGCGCTCGCGCCGGGCTCGGGTGCGGCCTGGGTGCGGTCGGAATCGGGCACCGGGCCGGCTTCGGCGGGGGCGGTCATACTACGGGCTCCGCGTTCGGTGCGGACCGCCGCGCCGGTGTCGACACGCGGAGGCTGCGCCGAAGATTAGCACCAATCCCGGCGGGTCCGGGGCGGGGGAGCGCGCGATTGCTCCGATCCGGGAGAACCGCTTCGAGCGGTTCGCGTGGCGGCTCAGAATTCGTGCCGGTGCGCTCGACCCGCGCGGCCCGAACCCGTGCCACGGTGTGAGAGCGAACGAACGGTCGCGCCGCGGTTTTCGCTTCCCGTCGGGATCGTGGACCGGCGCGGTTCCGAGGGCCGGCTGAAATTGCGGGTCCGGGAGGCTCCCGAGGATAACCGTTGCCACCGGAGCGACGGTGTTAATTTTCCTCCGGTGCGGTTCGGTTGTACGGATCGCACCGATCGTGGGTAATATGGAGTAGCGGCGGAAGCCGCGACCGGGCGTTGTGGGGGGCTCCGCACTCCGGTAGGCTAGTAACAGTTGAGAGTTCCGGTCGGCCCTCGCGACCTGCCGCCCACAGAACCGGGACTCCCAGCCGCTCCATTTCCTCGACTCACATGAGGCTCCGGCCGTGGACGACACGCCGTTCACCGCGGTGGACCGTGACCTGCTCAAGCGGTGCCTGCACCGCGAGCCGGGGTCGTGGAACGATTTCGTGGACCGCTTCCTCAGCCTGATCTACCACACCATCGGGTACACCGCGCACCTGCGGAGCGTGCGGGTCGGCCCCGAGGACGTGGAAGACATCGCCGCCGAAGTGTTGCTCCAGATCGTCGCCTCCGACTTCAAGGTGCTCCGCGAGTTCCGCAAGGAGTCGAGCCTCGCCACGTACCTGACCGTGATCGCCCGCCGCATCTGCGTTCACGAACTGGTGCGGCGGCAGAAGGTGCGCGACGCGATCAAGCGCGGCGACTCGCGCCTGGCCGAGCCCGAGCCGGACGACGCCCCGGCGGCCCAGAAGGGCATGGAGAGCCTGGAGGAGGTCGAAAAGCTGCTCCGCCGATTGTCCGGGCGCGAGCGGGAGATCGTCCGCCTCTACTACCTCGAGGGCCGCACCTACGAGGAGATCAGCACCGAGACCGACGTGCCGGTGAACACCATCGGTGCGATCCTGTCGCGGGCGCGGAAGAAGCTCCGCGACATGGCCGCCCCGTCCGCCTCGGGGGTGACGGCCGTCCTCGACTCAACGCCCGCCCCTGCCGCGGCCAAGCCAAAGGTCGCCAAGGCGACCGCCAAGCCGGCGCCACCGACCGCGTCCATCCGGCCGACCAAGCCCTCCCGGGTGAAGCCGAAGGCCGACCCGCTCTCGGAGCAGAAGGCCGAAGCGGACGAGTAAGTGGAGCCGTTGTCACCGATTTCGTGCGGGGGCGACAGGAGCCCCCGCACGCCATTTCCCGGCCCTCCTCCCCGCTCTGTTGTCTTCGCACTTCCGCTCCGGCGGGTCGCTTGGCATACTCAAGTCGCCCCCTCAACTCCGGGCGCATACCGACGATGTCCGCGATTCTGACCCCGAAGCCGAAGCCGGCCGTCGTCCACTACCCCGACGACGACGGGTTGCCTATGCCCGACAACAGTTGGCAGTTCAATTGGTCCTCGCGCCCTGTCGCCCGCAGAGCCGGGCTTCACGGCCGCTCCAATTGGATCATGCTCCTTTATGCGAACCTGGACGCGCAGTACCGAAACGACCCGAACGTGTTCGTCGCGGGGAACCCCCTCATCTACCCCGTCGAGGGGGACAACAAGACCCGCCAGGCGCCCGACGTGTACGTCGCGTTCGGCCCCCGGAAGCGGGAGCTACCGGCGGTGGGAGGAGGCCGGTGTCTTCCCGCAGGTGGTCTTCGAGGTGTGGTCGCCCCACAATCGCCTCCAGCCGATGGAAGACAAGCGCGACTTTTATGAGAAGTACGGGGCCGAAGAGTACTACGTCATCTACCCGGAGTTTCCGTCCCACGCGGAAGGCTGGCGGCGTGAGAACGGAACATTCGTTCGTATCGCAGAGATAAACGGGCACGTCAGCGCGCGGCTCGGGATTCGGTTCGTACTCGCCGCCGGTGACCTCACGGTGTTCGGTCCGGACGGTCGGTTGTTCCTGACTCCGGCCGAACTCGTCGAGGAGCGAAACGCTGCCCAACGCACGGCTGAAGAGCAGCGACTGAAAGCGGAGCAACAGCATCTCCGGGCCGAAGAAGAAGCCAGACGGGCCGAGGAACAGCGACAGCGTGCGGACCGACTGGCCGCACGGCTCCGCGAGCTGGGCGTGGACCCGAACGAGGGGTAATCAACGCCGTGCTCGGCTCAAGTATCGATCCGCCGTTGACCGATAATGCCCTCACGGCCACACGCCAGGAGGGCGCAACTTGAACGTTGGCATCGACCTGCGACCGCTGAGCGCAGGCGAATCCGGGGGCCTCGTCACGCTCGTCCGCGGGCTGGCAGCGGAACTGTTTTCCCTTGGATGTGCCGACACGTTTACCGTTTTCACTTCGCCGCGATCCGGGCTCCCGTTTCCCGTTCCCTCGAATGTGAATGTGTGCGAACTGGACGACGGCCCGCCGGCGTTCGACACCGCGCTCGCACGTTCGGAAATTGATGTCCTCCTC from the Frigoriglobus tundricola genome contains:
- a CDS encoding hybrid sensor histidine kinase/response regulator; amino-acid sequence: MTGLDPAELAQALFSEIGDALFLLDPETDQLIEVNPVALRLTGYARAELLGFSAAHLFRFEAPGGAQRLRGAFTKTMVFHGQDGFLLRTKGDAWVPVGLTVSRLHVAPKTLGLIIARDDRERRAALAQTRRMEAELRAVLGSSPAALWSAERAPGPDVFAGWQFRYVAPLLARTAGRPVEYFDGPFKWIEVVHAADREAYRTALRRLLTGGTEVEQLYRVQPADGGVRWVRDRLQVVRDASGRPVRLDGCVTDVTEQRRAEDALRQSEERFRALVEKSRDGILLVDERSDIRYATPALRSVLGYDPAAAVGRNWLALVHPDDRAAARERLADSLNRPGEDVPFTFRGAAADGALRVIEMNGVNRLDDPSVRAVVINYRDVTERDEAVRGRAREHALLEGLFASVPDIVVYKDRAGRLLGANPAFEALAGRPPAELVGTSCEELFTGEWAERVRAAEEGVLATGQTARCKEWVPYANGRKVLLDIALAPLRDDAGAPVGLIVVGRDVTEQDRLEDELRQSHKMEAVGRLAGGIAHDFNNLLTVVLGNLELVRSGAASGSEADDLLAGTERAARQAAELTKQMLGFARRQPLRTVTVDLNALVRDALSLLRRGIDPRVAVRFRPAADLCPVAADPVQVQQILMNLCLNARDAMPDGGTLTLETANDDGPPDAAPVRRVRLSVTDTGIGMTDEVRAKVFDPFFTTKGVGQGTGLGLAVVYGVAKAHGGWVDVTSAPGAGSRFDVYLPCAAATDERASAPGAPPDARKGSGQTVLVADDEAGVRDLARTALEMAGYRVLVAADGAEAVAVFRTAPARVALAVLDASMPRLSGRQVFAAIRKLDPAVKVLFASGYHDSGSGADAPGTHVLNKPYTPSELAAAVHDMLAAPR
- a CDS encoding DUF1501 domain-containing protein, producing the protein MLRVLGHPKRLCNGITRRDLLTAGSALGLTLPAFLRAGAGRTGPETAQGRDKHFGRAKACILLYLYGSPSQIELADQKPNAPVEVRGELKSIKSTLPGCDVCELLPHTSRVMHNVTVVRSVTHPYPIHGVAYATTSVPEIDVAMELAPHDARHWPFIGSAVAHLEHRKNPASARKPVPDNIALPFPFSSQRTGEVQRAGPYPAFLGNQFSPHFTRFHGAATAKIAKTLADRTVEFDEPYAGVSPDSYFALGGEPAADITLDRLNTRKSLLGQMEDARRGRDAAYGSRGPRDPFRELAYSLVGSNVARNALDVRREPAKTRASYGHMLFGQSCLAARRLVEAGSRFVTVFWDEFGLAGSGWDTHWEHYPRMRNELMPGLDRGFSGLIADLDQRGMLDETLVLVLSEHGRTPKLNSAKGAGRDHWSQAYSVLLAGGGIARGKTVGKTDSIGGTVVDRPVSPKDVLATAYHLLGYDLETTLTDKTSRPVPIVPGGQVLRDVLA
- a CDS encoding protein kinase domain-containing protein, with amino-acid sequence MTAPAEAGPVPDSDRTQAAPEPGASAETVVGNPDRLRAFRHTFGPPAAPGEVGTLGPYRVVKQLGRGGMGAVYAALDTRLDRRLALKVMLPDCAADAEAKERFLREARAAAQVAHDNVVTVFEADERDGVPYIAMQYLEGYPLDEFLKRKGCPTVPQVLRIVRETAAGLAAAHKIGLVHRDIKPGNLWLEAPGGRVKVLDFGLAKPVHTAAELTARGMVVGTPAYMSPEQARGHTVDARSDLFSLGAVMYRLCTNRLPFEGPTAMAVLMALGTEEPVPVRERNPAVPEPVAALVHQLLAKAPADRPQSAAEVLKRVQAVAQGTGASQVVVTPAPRVVYVPIHVTAVAAANPFTDLDAPVAEPAPPAPVAAPDAPPAPKKARRSWLWPAVGAAVALAAAAVAAAAVIGNTSAGPKPEAPDSTPVATKGRDERPPLAAGPKPATGEPDRKAAEWVLSLGGAVRVDGQPHFISYAAELPKGRYTLTTANLAGMAVTDDDLARLKDCKGLTGVALQETKVTDAGLAHLKDVPGLQLLNFDGTALTDAGAAQIKRHSKLTVLYLSRTKVSDAGLAHLKELPGLQELYLNDTRVTDAGLAHLTDLKALSVLALSSTAVTDAGLTRVKELRELTQLFLSATSVSDTGLAQLKELKRLKVLELNETPVTDAGPDHIKGLNQLESLSVRGTKVTDAGLAHLAGHPSLRSLRLTSTAVTDTGMAHLRTLRALSELHLDITEVTDAGLVHLNGRAGLAYLNVSKTRVTERGARALHASVPGCQIISDAGIFSAPSPDRAAADWVRSIGGAARGRPGPNDAFALTRVNISRAHFGDPELVYLKNLKELEQLHLDDTPVTDAGLARLKDLKTLKVLDLSGTALTDAGLAHLNGFEHLHWLHLGRTALTDAGLDRLKELKGLKLVHVGGTMVTEPGIKEFQAAVPGCVVEREGGLVPPGDYDRATAEWVLSCGGTVRIRGQDREIKAGADLPGDRFVLTGADLSKRPVADAHLVRFRNCAGLTSLSLQETKVTAAGLAHLTGLKGLKELHVTETGVTATALAEFRAAVPGCRIESDGTSERKK
- a CDS encoding RNA polymerase sigma factor; translated protein: MDDTPFTAVDRDLLKRCLHREPGSWNDFVDRFLSLIYHTIGYTAHLRSVRVGPEDVEDIAAEVLLQIVASDFKVLREFRKESSLATYLTVIARRICVHELVRRQKVRDAIKRGDSRLAEPEPDDAPAAQKGMESLEEVEKLLRRLSGREREIVRLYYLEGRTYEEISTETDVPVNTIGAILSRARKKLRDMAAPSASGVTAVLDSTPAPAAAKPKVAKATAKPAPPTASIRPTKPSRVKPKADPLSEQKAEADE
- a CDS encoding Uma2 family endonuclease is translated as MWSPHNRLQPMEDKRDFYEKYGAEEYYVIYPEFPSHAEGWRRENGTFVRIAEINGHVSARLGIRFVLAAGDLTVFGPDGRLFLTPAELVEERNAAQRTAEEQRLKAEQQHLRAEEEARRAEEQRQRADRLAARLRELGVDPNEG